CCAGGTACTGGGGCTGTTTCGGGAGGACCCCTTCGGCCCGACGCAGGTGGACCGGGACGAGAAGGGGGAACCCACGGGGGTGCTCCGGGAGGACGCCCTGGAGTGGGTCCGGGGACAGGTGTACCGCATCGACTTCGACTCCGCCCTGCGCTTCTTCGCCCGGGCGGGGGAGGCCTTCGCCCGACGGGGCATCACCTCCGTCCAGTCCGACGACCTGGGCCCCCTGGGGACGGACCTGGACATGCTGCTTCGCCTCTTCGGGGCCCTGCGGGAGAAGGACCTCTTTCCCGTCCGGCTGAACGAGCAGTTCCTCCTGCCCCGCCGGGAGGACCTGGAGACCTTCCTGGAGGGGGGCTACCGCACGGGGCAGGGGGACGGGCACTTTCGCTTCGGCCCCCTGAAGATGCTGCTGGACGGATCCCTGGGGGCCCGCACCGCGGCGCTGCGCCGCGACTATGCCGACGATCCGGGCAACCGGGGGCTTCTGCTCTACGGGCCCGAGGCCCTGAAGGAGCGGGTGGCCCGAGCCCACGGGGCGGGGATGCAGGTGGCCATCCACTGCATCGGGGACCGGAGCCTCCAGACCGCCCTGGAGGCCTACGAGGCCGCCCTGGCGGAGGTTCCCCGGGACGCCCGGCACACCATCGTGCACTGCCAGGTGGGGGACGGGGAGCTGTACGACCGCATGGCCCGCCTGGGGGTGGTGGCGGCGGTGCAGCCCCCCTTCGTGGCCTCGGACCAGTCCATCGCCCCCCCGCGACTGGGGGCGGACCGCCTCGCCGGGGCCTATCCCGTCAAGGGGCTTCTGGATCGGGGCATCCTGACGACCGGGGGCTCCGACGCGCCCGTGGAGGACCCCGCCCCCCTTCGAGGCCTCTGGGCCGCCGTCACCCGGCAGCGGGAACCGGGAGACCCGGCGGAGGGGTGGCTCCCGGGGGAACGCATCTCCTTCCCCGAGGCCCTGGACCTGTACACCCGGGCGGGGGCGCGGCTGTCCTTCGAGGAACACGTGAAGGGCGCCCTGATCCCGGGCTTCTACGGAGATCTGACGGTCCTCCGGGAGGACCCCTTCCGGGTGAACCCGGAGGCCCTCCCGGACCTGCCCGTGGACCTCACGGTGTGCGGCGGACGGATCACCTGGAGGAGCCCGGACCTCTAGGGGCAGCGGGATCCGAAGCAAAACGCAGAGGAGGGAGCCCCCAGGGGCTCCCTCCTCCGCATTCTTCCAGCACCTGGTCCAACACGGCAAGCCCAAGCAAGCCGCCCTCCTGGCCTGTGTTCGCAAGCTGGCTCACATCGCCTGCGGGGTCCTCAAGCACCAGACCCCCTTCTGCCGGCCCCAGGAAACTCCTGGGATCTCCTGTCCCTGAACGAAAGCATCTCTTGGGTTTCGAGGAATTTCGGGACAACCCCATGACGGGCATCACGGTATCTTCCTTGATGTCCGGGGCATATTCTCCCTCCGCCCGGTTCTCCAAGAGAAGGACCCCGCGGAGAGGTCTCGTCCCGCGGGGTCCCGTTCCTGAACCTACTGCCTGCGCCGGGCCACCAGGGGGAGCAGCAGCAGAAGCCCCCACCAGCCGAGACCCGCAGCGTCGCAACCGCCGCCCCCGCCGCTCCCGCTTCCTCCGCCGCCGCCCCCGGAAACCTGGACGGAGACGGAAGCGGTCTGGCCGCTCTTGCGGTTCCCCACCTCCGACAGGACTTTGGCGTAGAGGACGTGGGTCCCCGACGTGGTGGGATGGAAGACCGCCTGCACCCCGTAGGGCACGTTCGGGGTCAGCAGGGGGATGCGGCGCAGGTCGAAGAGCTTGCCGCCCCGATCCGGGTCGCCGTCGTAGAAGCCCACCCGCACCAGGGGCCGCTTCCGGTCGGTGCCGGAAAGGAGCACCGAGGCGTTCACCAGCACCTGGTCCCCCGCCGCGGCCTCGGTCTTGGAGACGGACAGGGAATCCTGGGGCACCACGATGTCGCAGGAAGGAATCTGGATGGCCCCCACACCCTTCTGGGTTCCCGAAACCGCGGAGGAGGAGAGGTCCAGGTCCGCAGGATCCACCAGGGCCACCTCGTAGCGCCCCGTGTTGTTCTCCGCCGGGTCTCCGTCGTCGTGGATCTCGGCGATCTCACCCTCCGGGTCGATGCGCACCCGCACCATGTAGGTGTCCGTGGGGGAGACGGAGGACAGGGAGGCGGTGTTCCAGAGCACCTGGGCCCAGGCCCAGTTGGGGTCCCCCGCGGCGGTCCACCCGGGGATCTGGGGCACCGTCACCGTCCCGATCTCCACCGGGCTGCCCTCGCCGGTCTGACCCGGCTGGGGGTTGTAGGGAGCGTAGTAGAACCGCACCTTCACGTTCGAGACGGGCAGGAAGCTGTAGTTGTAAATCCGGCAGTTCACGTAGAGGGACTGCCCCTTGGGGAGGTCCACCCCCAGGTTGCTGGTGCTGGAATCGGGCAGCACGGACCCCGGAGTCCCGGCGGTGGTGGTGAAGTAGATCCCCCGGATGTCGTGGGAGGCGGAGGCGTCGCTCAGGAGCCACTTGTGCCGGTCGAAGCCGTTGGAGTCCCGGTAGGGGGTGGAGACGTACTTCCGGGGCAGGTTCAGCGCCGGGTCGGGCTTCTCGTAGTAGGGCATATCGTAGGTCTGGTCCCGACCGGTCCAGAAGTCCCCCGCCCCGTTGCCCGTGAGGTTCGGCGCGAAGCCCATGGTCAGGTAGCCCTTCTGGGCCTGGAAGACCTGGGCGGTGACCCCGTAGACCAGGTGGTTCCAGGGGATGGGCCCCGCCAGGACCGCGTCGTTGGTGTTGGGCTTCTGCACCTTCAGCCCCGTGGAGTTGGAGAAGTCCGATTTGGTGGTCACGGCGTGGGAGTAGGCCCCATCCCCGGTGACCCCGATGGAGGCGTTCCATCCGTTGGGGTCACCCTTCTTCTTGGGGCGGCTCGCCACGCCGAAGGTGAGGGAAGCCCCCAGGTTGCCCCCCAGGGTGTTCCCGCTTTCGGTGAACTGGCTGTTGGTCCAGGTCCAGTTCTGGCTCACCTCGTTGTACCCCGTGTCGAAGGCGGCGGCGCTGGTCAGGTCCCCCGTGTTCCCCGAGGGGTGGTCGGAGATCCGGGCGATGCTGTTGGGGTAGGAGAGCAGGTTGCCGTTCTCGTGGACCGGCTGGTACCACTCCAGGTTGGTGCCGCACACCGAGGCGTTCACCGGCGCGTCTCCCGGAATGGGGACCACGATCTGGTACCAGGCCGGGCCGACGTTGCCGCTTGCGTCCGTGGCGGTTTCGTTGAGGATGGGGTAGCGCCACACGTCCAGGTCCTGGACGGTGAAGTAGACCTGGTCGTCGTTCTCCGCGGCGGCCACGCTGGTGGTGCTCTGCTGGGCCACCTGCTTGTCCAGGTCGGTCTTCTTCCCGTTCATGGCGGCGCTCAAGGTGGAGGTGAGGTTCCACTTGAACAGATGCCCCCAGGTCAGGGACCCCTGGGTCTGAGCGCCCACGGACCAGTCGGTGACGTTGGTGGTGGCGGTGGTGGCGGAGCTGGTGTTGTTCAGCTGGAACTGGGACTGGAACCCGCTCAGGGAGCGGAAGGCGTCGATGCTCACCCCGTCCACCAGGTCGAAGTGCTTCGGCGGCTCCTGGAGCACCACGATGGGGCTGATGGACCCGTAGGCGGTGTAGTGCACCGGGTCGCCCAGGGCGAAGCTCTGGTCGTTCCAGTCCCCCAGAGCCAGGTAGAGCCCCTTCACCCCGCTCATGTCGTCGAGCTTGAAGGAGTTCTTCACGTTCCCGTCCACGAAGTCGCTCCCCGTCCAGGTGATGCCCCGGAGGGCCAGGCAGTTGTCGTTGTCCCCGCTGCGCCAGGCCAGGATCACCTGCCGCTTCACCAGGTTCCCGTTGGTCGCGTTGGGCAGGGCGTAGGCGCTGGAGATGGGGCCCACCGTCAGGTCGAACTCGATGCCGTCGGACATGGGGGGACCGGTCCAGTTGCCGTCATACTCGTCGTTGTAGCTGTAACTCAGGGAGGAGCTGCTGCCTTCCACCATCCGGAAGACGAAACAGCCGTAGTTGTCGTCCTTCATGTTGCCCGAGGAGACCCAGACCAGTTCGTCCTTCCCGTCCCCGTCGATGTCCCCGGCACCGCAGCGCACCGGGGCCCACATGGGGAAGTCGTGGGCCGTGCCGTGGGCGTCCTGGCCCCCGATCCGGTGGGTGTCGGAGTTGTGGGCCAACTTGGTAAGGGCCCCCGAAGCGAAGCGGTAGGAGTAGACGTCCGACAAGGCACTGTAGCTATGGACGCCGTAACCGTCCACGTCGTCCTGAACCCGACCCGCGGTCACGGGGAGGATCTCGTCGGTCCCGTCCCCGTCCAGGTCCCCCGCCGCCAGGTCACACTCCCCGGTCAGGTTCTTGCTGAAACCCTTGTCCAGGATCTGGGGTGAGGATAGGGTCTTGGTCCCGTTGGTGAAGAAATCTCTCCCGAAGGAACAGGCCCAGAGGACGTAGGAACCGTCCTTCTCCGTAGGCTGGTGGGTGTCGTTCTGCTCCGCCGCCAGCCAGGCCACCGCCGGGGTGCCGTCCCCCAGGAAGTCCCCCGCCACGGCCCGGACATTGGGCACCAGGTGGACGTTCCCGTCGCTGCTGGTCCAGCCGGTGACCTCCTTCACGGCGAGGCCTCCGCTGCCGGTCAGGTTGCCGTTGATGGCCACCGCCTTGAGTTTCCCCCCGGAGGCAGTGCTGCCGTAGACCACCACGAAGTCCCGGATTCCGTCCCCATCGATGTCCAGGGCCGCCATGTCCACGCACCGGCTCTGTTCCACCCGGTTGTCGTCGGTCTTGGCGGGAGGGGAGGGGGTGTCGAAGCGCTTGAGGGTATAGGCGGGGGAGGATTCCCCCACGTAGGTGGCCACCAGGGAGATGGCCCCGGTCTTGTCTTCCCCCTTGTCGTGGAAGACCCGGGCCTCCAGGACAAAGTCCCCGCGACCGTC
The sequence above is drawn from the Aminomonas paucivorans DSM 12260 genome and encodes:
- a CDS encoding amidohydrolase translates to MHSSLALHHGHIRTLDPRHPVAEALLIRGETLTAVGSDEEIRSLDRNAESIDLQGRTVLPGFNDSHLHTLGYGRFLGVTDLRGCASVEEMLLRLRPALGDPEDPDSWLTGRGWDQERFHALPQGPSRPFFDRSCLDGLPTRRPLLLERNCGHVGVANTRGLQVLGLFREDPFGPTQVDRDEKGEPTGVLREDALEWVRGQVYRIDFDSALRFFARAGEAFARRGITSVQSDDLGPLGTDLDMLLRLFGALREKDLFPVRLNEQFLLPRREDLETFLEGGYRTGQGDGHFRFGPLKMLLDGSLGARTAALRRDYADDPGNRGLLLYGPEALKERVARAHGAGMQVAIHCIGDRSLQTALEAYEAALAEVPRDARHTIVHCQVGDGELYDRMARLGVVAAVQPPFVASDQSIAPPRLGADRLAGAYPVKGLLDRGILTTGGSDAPVEDPAPLRGLWAAVTRQREPGDPAEGWLPGERISFPEALDLYTRAGARLSFEEHVKGALIPGFYGDLTVLREDPFRVNPEALPDLPVDLTVCGGRITWRSPDL
- a CDS encoding Synerg-CTERM sorting domain-containing protein; the encoded protein is MHEDKRRNPLFSLSLLQVLRRSWPGVLLLLAIPLLALLPRPGLLTGDTTSTDPLEGHREFLIYSLIAQSNSKGYLASQDQTDLNLPFSFQSGGSIGAPLSAFDSNADDTYSHALAWGRDGRGDFVLEARVFHDKGEDKTGAISLVATYVGESSPAYTLKRFDTPSPPAKTDDNRVEQSRCVDMAALDIDGDGIRDFVVVYGSTASGGKLKAVAINGNLTGSGGLAVKEVTGWTSSDGNVHLVPNVRAVAGDFLGDGTPAVAWLAAEQNDTHQPTEKDGSYVLWACSFGRDFFTNGTKTLSSPQILDKGFSKNLTGECDLAAGDLDGDGTDEILPVTAGRVQDDVDGYGVHSYSALSDVYSYRFASGALTKLAHNSDTHRIGGQDAHGTAHDFPMWAPVRCGAGDIDGDGKDELVWVSSGNMKDDNYGCFVFRMVEGSSSSLSYSYNDEYDGNWTGPPMSDGIEFDLTVGPISSAYALPNATNGNLVKRQVILAWRSGDNDNCLALRGITWTGSDFVDGNVKNSFKLDDMSGVKGLYLALGDWNDQSFALGDPVHYTAYGSISPIVVLQEPPKHFDLVDGVSIDAFRSLSGFQSQFQLNNTSSATTATTNVTDWSVGAQTQGSLTWGHLFKWNLTSTLSAAMNGKKTDLDKQVAQQSTTSVAAAENDDQVYFTVQDLDVWRYPILNETATDASGNVGPAWYQIVVPIPGDAPVNASVCGTNLEWYQPVHENGNLLSYPNSIARISDHPSGNTGDLTSAAAFDTGYNEVSQNWTWTNSQFTESGNTLGGNLGASLTFGVASRPKKKGDPNGWNASIGVTGDGAYSHAVTTKSDFSNSTGLKVQKPNTNDAVLAGPIPWNHLVYGVTAQVFQAQKGYLTMGFAPNLTGNGAGDFWTGRDQTYDMPYYEKPDPALNLPRKYVSTPYRDSNGFDRHKWLLSDASASHDIRGIYFTTTAGTPGSVLPDSSTSNLGVDLPKGQSLYVNCRIYNYSFLPVSNVKVRFYYAPYNPQPGQTGEGSPVEIGTVTVPQIPGWTAAGDPNWAWAQVLWNTASLSSVSPTDTYMVRVRIDPEGEIAEIHDDGDPAENNTGRYEVALVDPADLDLSSSAVSGTQKGVGAIQIPSCDIVVPQDSLSVSKTEAAAGDQVLVNASVLLSGTDRKRPLVRVGFYDGDPDRGGKLFDLRRIPLLTPNVPYGVQAVFHPTTSGTHVLYAKVLSEVGNRKSGQTASVSVQVSGGGGGGSGSGGGGGCDAAGLGWWGLLLLLPLVARRRQ